The following proteins are co-located in the Desulfoscipio sp. XC116 genome:
- the secA gene encoding preprotein translocase subunit SecA — protein MLKFIRNLLDDNSKEIKRLQKSVNQVNELEPEISALSDEQLQAQTPQFKARLEQGVALDDLLPEAFAVVREVSKRVLGMRHFDVQLLGGMVLHNGKIAEMRTGEGKTLVATLPVYLNALAGKGVHVVTVNDYLARRDSEWMGRIYKFLGLSVGLIVHGLSWDERKASYNCDVAYGTNNEFGFDYLRDNMALRAEQLVQRPLHYAIVDEVDSILIDEARTPLIISGQADKATDHYFTFARLVPRLQRDADFTVDEKAHTVVLTEEGVARVEQMLGVENLYDDANMQLTHHLNQALKAHALMKRDRDYVVKDGEVIIVDEFTGRMMFGRRYSDGLHQAIEAKEGVRVERESQTLATITFQNYFRMYDKLAGMTGTAETEQEEFRKIYNLDVVVIPTNKPMERLDMSDVVYKTEQAKFRAAVEEIAQKHATGQPVLVGTISIEKSEVLSEMLRRRGVPHQVLNAKYHDKEAEIVAQAGRLGAVTIATNMAGRGTDIVLGGNPEFLAQAELRGRNDYDPEDPAAAGKLYQQLLEKYKRQCADEHRRVVDAGGLHIMGTERHESRRIDNQLRGRSGRQGDPGSSQFFSSLEDDLMRLFGSDNIAGIMDKLGLEEDVPIEHGLVTRSIESAQKRVENRNFSIRKHVLEYDDVMNQQREVIYRQRMQVLLDENLKDAVLQMITDSVGRAVEVYAPDGVIPEEWDLDGLLTHAEQLFLPGHELTPADLEDMGREALRELLLEKSLSAYEAREAELGAEVMRELERMVLLRMVDEKWMDHLDAMDQLREGIGLRAYGQKDPLVEYKFESYQMFQNMVDTIQDDVVRYVFRVNVVQAPQQQRQTVENKYQNETAPQPVRREAKVGRNDPCPCGSGKKYKKCCGK, from the coding sequence ATGTTAAAATTCATACGCAATTTGTTAGATGATAATTCAAAGGAAATCAAGCGATTGCAAAAAAGCGTAAACCAGGTAAACGAGCTGGAGCCGGAGATAAGCGCCCTTTCCGATGAACAGCTGCAGGCCCAAACCCCGCAGTTTAAGGCGCGGCTCGAGCAGGGTGTTGCGCTGGATGACTTGCTGCCCGAAGCCTTTGCCGTGGTGCGGGAGGTTTCCAAGCGGGTGCTGGGCATGCGTCATTTTGATGTGCAGCTGCTGGGCGGTATGGTGCTGCATAATGGCAAAATTGCCGAGATGCGCACCGGTGAAGGCAAAACGCTGGTGGCCACGCTGCCGGTGTACTTAAATGCGCTGGCGGGTAAGGGCGTGCATGTGGTAACGGTGAACGATTACCTGGCCCGCCGGGACAGCGAGTGGATGGGCCGTATTTACAAGTTCCTGGGGCTGTCCGTGGGATTAATAGTGCACGGGCTCAGCTGGGATGAACGAAAGGCTTCCTATAATTGCGACGTTGCTTACGGAACCAATAATGAGTTTGGCTTTGACTATCTGCGGGATAACATGGCATTGCGGGCCGAGCAATTGGTGCAGCGGCCGCTGCATTATGCCATTGTTGACGAAGTGGACAGCATTCTTATTGATGAGGCCCGCACCCCGCTGATCATATCCGGGCAAGCCGATAAGGCTACGGACCATTATTTTACCTTTGCCCGGCTGGTACCGCGGCTGCAGCGGGACGCGGACTTTACCGTCGATGAAAAAGCGCACACCGTGGTGCTCACCGAAGAGGGGGTGGCCCGGGTGGAGCAGATGTTGGGGGTGGAGAATCTTTACGATGATGCCAATATGCAGCTTACCCACCACCTGAACCAGGCTCTGAAAGCTCATGCGTTGATGAAGCGGGACCGGGATTACGTGGTCAAAGACGGTGAGGTGATCATTGTCGACGAGTTCACCGGTCGCATGATGTTCGGGCGTCGCTACAGTGATGGGCTGCACCAGGCCATTGAGGCCAAGGAGGGCGTGCGTGTTGAACGGGAGTCCCAAACCCTGGCCACTATTACTTTCCAAAACTATTTTCGCATGTACGATAAACTGGCCGGCATGACGGGTACCGCCGAGACCGAGCAGGAGGAATTCCGCAAGATTTATAATCTTGACGTGGTGGTTATTCCCACCAACAAGCCTATGGAACGCCTGGACATGTCCGATGTGGTATACAAAACCGAGCAGGCCAAGTTCCGGGCGGCGGTGGAGGAAATTGCTCAAAAGCACGCCACCGGCCAGCCTGTGCTGGTGGGTACCATCTCTATTGAAAAGTCCGAGGTATTAAGCGAAATGCTGCGCCGGCGGGGGGTGCCCCACCAGGTGCTTAATGCCAAGTATCACGATAAGGAAGCTGAGATTGTAGCCCAGGCGGGCCGGCTGGGGGCCGTGACCATTGCCACCAACATGGCCGGACGCGGTACTGATATTGTGCTGGGGGGCAACCCCGAGTTCCTGGCCCAGGCTGAATTGCGCGGTCGTAATGATTACGATCCCGAAGATCCCGCGGCGGCCGGTAAACTGTATCAGCAGCTGCTGGAGAAATATAAGCGGCAGTGCGCCGACGAGCACCGCCGGGTGGTAGATGCGGGCGGGCTGCATATTATGGGTACCGAGCGGCATGAGAGCCGTCGGATTGACAACCAGCTGCGGGGCCGGTCGGGACGCCAGGGCGATCCGGGCTCCAGTCAGTTTTTCAGCTCTCTGGAAGACGATTTAATGCGCTTGTTCGGGTCTGATAATATTGCCGGTATAATGGATAAACTGGGGTTGGAGGAGGATGTGCCCATCGAGCACGGCCTGGTCACCCGGTCCATTGAAAGCGCCCAGAAGCGGGTGGAAAATCGCAACTTCAGCATCCGCAAGCATGTGCTGGAGTATGACGATGTAATGAATCAGCAGCGGGAGGTGATTTACCGGCAGCGTATGCAAGTGCTGCTGGATGAGAACCTCAAGGATGCGGTGCTGCAGATGATTACCGACTCGGTAGGGCGTGCGGTGGAGGTATACGCGCCGGATGGGGTGATTCCCGAGGAGTGGGATCTGGATGGCTTGCTTACCCATGCCGAGCAGCTTTTCCTGCCCGGTCATGAGCTGACGCCCGCTGATCTGGAAGATATGGGGCGCGAGGCTTTGAGAGAGCTGCTGCTGGAAAAATCACTGTCGGCTTACGAGGCACGGGAAGCCGAGCTGGGCGCCGAAGTGATGCGCGAGCTGGAGCGGATGGTGCTGCTGCGCATGGTGGACGAAAAGTGGATGGACCATTTGGATGCTATGGACCAACTGCGGGAGGGTATTGGCCTCAGGGCTTACGGTCAGAAAGATCCCCTTGTCGAATACAAGTTTGAAAGTTATCAGATGTTCCAAAACATGGTGGATACCATTCAGGACGATGTGGTGCGCTACGTGTTTCGGGTTAATGTGGTGCAGGCTCCCCAACAGCAGCGCCAAACCGTGGAAAACAAATACCAGAATGAAACTGCGCCGCAGCCCGTACGCCGCGAAGCCAAAGTCGGTCGCAACGATCCATGCCCTTGCGGCAGCGGCAAAAAATACAAAAAATGCTGCGGCAAATAG
- the raiA gene encoding ribosome-associated translation inhibitor RaiA: MRVLVRGRNVDVTDALKDYVEKRVGKLDKFLDGANEATVILVVEGDSHKVEVTVPFNGMILRGEEATGDMYSSIDLIVDKLEKQIEKYKGKLTRRRVAGEQKVCAEPRVHDEDDGLQVVKTKRFAIKPMPVDEAVMQMNLLGHSFFVFSNADTEQVNVVYKRKDGKYGLIEPEF, from the coding sequence ATGAGAGTTTTGGTAAGGGGCAGAAATGTTGACGTCACAGATGCCTTGAAGGATTATGTCGAAAAACGGGTGGGCAAGCTGGATAAGTTTTTGGACGGGGCCAACGAGGCGACGGTAATTCTAGTGGTGGAAGGCGATTCGCATAAGGTTGAGGTTACAGTGCCGTTTAACGGAATGATTCTGCGCGGTGAGGAAGCTACCGGCGATATGTACTCTTCCATTGACTTGATTGTAGATAAGCTGGAAAAACAAATTGAAAAATATAAGGGAAAACTGACCAGACGCCGGGTTGCCGGTGAACAAAAGGTATGTGCCGAGCCCCGGGTTCATGATGAAGATGACGGACTGCAGGTGGTTAAAACCAAACGTTTTGCGATTAAGCCTATGCCTGTGGATGAAGCGGTGATGCAAATGAACTTGTTGGGCCACAGTTTCTTTGTTTTTTCCAATGCCGATACCGAGCAGGTTAATGTGGTCTACAAGCGCAAAGACGGAAAGTACGGACTCATTGAGCCCGAATTTTAG
- a CDS encoding cold-shock protein, with translation MTTGLFFRRNVLVLGKVKWFNKDKGYGFIEREDGGDVFVHFSAIQEEGFKTLLEGQEVEFDIVEGARGPQAANVVKL, from the coding sequence ATGACCACGGGATTATTTTTTAGGAGGAATGTTTTAGTGTTAGGTAAGGTCAAGTGGTTCAATAAGGATAAGGGTTACGGCTTTATTGAAAGGGAAGACGGCGGTGACGTTTTCGTACACTTTTCTGCCATTCAAGAAGAAGGTTTTAAAACTTTATTGGAAGGCCAGGAAGTGGAATTCGATATAGTTGAAGGTGCCCGTGGTCCGCAGGCTGCTAACGTGGTTAAATTATAG
- a CDS encoding ComF family protein: protein MLRLLQAVIELIYPSRLQCPLCGAYSQDESLCPDCRQLLAGYAGERFCSVCGSFMGVGEYPRCDSSGLVCPACRVETRPFELARAVAPYEGPVREAVHRLKYRGMKSLAAPLGKMMAEAVLRERAFALADVLVPVPLHPVRERERGYNQSVLLARALGESLRMPVLEQVLVKIKETPSQTSLTGQQRRQNLLRAFAVVASDYIKGKIVIIVDDVFTTGSTVSILSHLLRQAGAHSVLALTFAGTRQDGRK from the coding sequence TTGCTGCGCTTACTGCAAGCCGTTATAGAATTGATTTACCCGTCGCGCCTGCAGTGCCCTTTATGCGGTGCATACAGTCAGGATGAATCGCTGTGCCCGGACTGCCGGCAGCTGCTGGCGGGCTATGCCGGGGAACGGTTTTGTTCTGTTTGCGGTAGTTTTATGGGGGTGGGGGAATACCCCCGGTGCGATAGCTCCGGTTTGGTCTGTCCCGCATGCCGGGTTGAAACTCGCCCGTTTGAGTTGGCCCGTGCGGTGGCACCTTATGAGGGGCCGGTGCGGGAGGCGGTGCATAGGCTCAAGTATCGGGGTATGAAGTCTCTGGCCGCTCCTCTGGGCAAAATGATGGCTGAGGCAGTCCTGCGCGAGAGGGCTTTTGCCCTTGCCGATGTTCTGGTGCCTGTGCCCCTGCACCCGGTCCGGGAACGTGAGCGGGGTTATAACCAGTCCGTGCTGCTGGCCCGTGCTTTGGGGGAATCGCTGCGGATGCCTGTGCTGGAGCAGGTGCTTGTTAAAATAAAGGAGACACCTTCCCAAACCTCTCTAACGGGTCAGCAAAGGCGGCAAAATTTGCTGCGGGCTTTTGCCGTCGTTGCGTCTGACTACATAAAAGGTAAAATAGTCATTATTGTTGACGATGTTTTTACCACGGGCAGCACTGTTTCTATATTATCCCACTTGCTGCGACAAGCCGGAGCTCACAGTGTGCTGGCGCTGACATTTGCCGGAACGAGACAAGACGGCAGAAAATGA
- a CDS encoding sensor domain-containing diguanylate cyclase, translating into MSMMCAARIDRMKDKKQVKTVLRKVRRLPFIIYTWLVIGLGVWLLCYTFPLLDLDLGREFLIMVGFGVLAEWLAVVFPQGQLTGGFAVILSTYLIYGPVPAAWVNALATLLGQGVANRGNPLRTTLFNAAQYVLVVLGANFTYVLAGGASDRSLNWGNGWPLVMFVILYYLLNQLFVYIHTLPVRDGYPLLRWPDALHWDGITYLLAVPMGLLMALLYRYIGIYGTLLLFIPMLAVQFVLRFYVHLVLANRELRVLYEVAGRLGGSLNLKEIFDLLLRETRRVINFCNGVIYLWSEEKQCYLVEAALGTHAELLRGSVVQRGEGFLGQVAGSGESHLVDDTREDERTAGDIGLTQLHRSLVAVPLMAETEVLGLLVLGDKHTGFFEEKHVRVLTIIGGQASVAIANVQLGRQLDRAVITDGLTGLYNYRYFYHRALGELERARRFDEHISLVMLDIDDFKQVNKRYGHMAGDTVLAGVAGVMREQIRGCDLAARYGGDEFAVLMPQTGPNEAKHVADRLRWAVRECLFGTDDYRIQVRVAAGIATFPEDAADLDALLNTAIKGLEGE; encoded by the coding sequence ATGTCAATGATGTGTGCGGCGCGTATCGACAGGATGAAAGACAAAAAGCAGGTGAAAACGGTTTTGCGCAAAGTCAGAAGGTTACCCTTTATTATATATACCTGGCTGGTTATCGGGCTGGGCGTGTGGCTGCTTTGTTATACTTTTCCGCTGCTGGATCTGGATTTGGGGCGGGAGTTTTTAATTATGGTAGGTTTTGGTGTGCTGGCTGAATGGCTGGCTGTTGTATTTCCTCAGGGGCAGCTGACCGGGGGCTTTGCGGTTATTTTGTCCACTTATCTGATTTACGGGCCTGTGCCTGCGGCATGGGTAAACGCTTTGGCCACGCTTCTCGGGCAGGGCGTGGCTAACCGCGGCAATCCACTGCGTACCACGCTGTTTAATGCGGCCCAGTATGTGCTTGTAGTGCTGGGGGCTAATTTTACATATGTGCTGGCGGGCGGCGCATCGGACAGAAGTCTCAATTGGGGTAACGGCTGGCCCCTGGTGATGTTCGTAATTCTGTATTATTTATTGAACCAATTATTTGTTTACATACATACCCTGCCGGTACGGGACGGTTATCCTTTATTGCGGTGGCCCGACGCCCTGCACTGGGACGGCATAACCTACCTTTTGGCTGTGCCTATGGGGCTGTTAATGGCCTTGTTATACCGTTACATCGGTATATATGGTACGCTGCTGCTGTTCATTCCCATGCTGGCGGTGCAGTTTGTACTGCGGTTTTATGTGCACCTGGTGCTGGCCAACCGGGAATTGCGGGTGCTGTACGAGGTAGCTGGACGGCTGGGGGGAAGCTTGAATTTAAAGGAAATATTCGACTTGCTGTTACGGGAAACCAGGCGGGTGATAAACTTCTGCAATGGGGTTATTTACCTGTGGTCGGAGGAAAAACAGTGTTATCTTGTAGAAGCCGCTTTGGGAACGCACGCCGAGCTGCTCCGGGGCTCGGTGGTGCAGCGTGGCGAGGGGTTCCTGGGGCAAGTGGCCGGGAGCGGAGAATCTCACCTGGTGGACGATACGAGGGAAGATGAGCGAACTGCGGGGGATATAGGATTGACTCAGCTGCATCGCTCCCTGGTGGCAGTGCCTTTAATGGCGGAGACCGAAGTGTTGGGCTTACTGGTGTTGGGAGACAAGCATACCGGTTTTTTCGAGGAAAAACATGTGCGGGTGCTGACTATCATCGGCGGGCAGGCTTCGGTGGCAATCGCCAATGTACAGCTGGGCCGGCAACTGGATCGAGCGGTTATTACCGACGGGCTGACCGGGCTTTACAATTACCGTTACTTTTATCACCGGGCTTTGGGCGAGCTGGAACGGGCCCGTCGTTTTGATGAGCATATATCATTGGTGATGCTTGATATCGATGACTTTAAGCAGGTGAACAAGCGGTATGGCCATATGGCCGGCGATACGGTGCTGGCCGGGGTGGCCGGAGTGATGCGTGAGCAGATACGCGGCTGTGATCTTGCGGCCCGTTACGGGGGCGATGAATTTGCCGTGTTGATGCCTCAAACAGGTCCCAACGAAGCTAAGCATGTGGCGGACAGATTGCGCTGGGCGGTGCGGGAATGTCTGTTTGGGACTGACGACTATCGCATTCAAGTGCGTGTTGCCGCGGGCATAGCTACTTTTCCGGAAGACGCGGCTGACCTTGATGCTCTTTTAAACACGGCCATTAAGGGGTTGGAGGGCGAGTGA